The Lacrimispora xylanolytica genome has a segment encoding these proteins:
- a CDS encoding sensor histidine kinase, whose protein sequence is MNGMLNFVFSLIECILIFWLIDCSMLNRFSGAIKFGAFIIVIILNTTVIQHMPGFHITLKFFLYFIISLTSTHIIYRGKLLMKAFFILVANFIFLISDIIAGNISSYVNKLNIQNILEVLNKSISFSIFAKLLNVIFILLCINIFKRIQFKIPQKYVIIMDIIVFLLIVTLQFIMHISPILQKDSNKYSLYILGISLGLIIISALIIFFFGEICYYYEKEKENYKLSARNHMLEQQLSYHESATSDLSKIRHDINNNLINISSLLKQNNINESVTYIHAITEALEGTKAIVNCGNDIIDSILNYKIAVCKLHHIDIRIDIDHVPNLSVNPIDLTAILANILDNAIEALELMEKKERYISVKIFCYKNYLSFVIKNPFSHEIKRVNDRIDTHKEDKSHHGYGLTSIRSSAEKNGGSFKIYTKNNVFSAIVMLPIEICLDHSKMKNEISV, encoded by the coding sequence ATGAATGGCATGTTGAATTTTGTATTCTCTCTAATCGAGTGTATTTTAATTTTCTGGCTAATAGACTGTTCTATGCTTAATCGTTTTTCAGGTGCTATAAAGTTCGGTGCATTTATAATAGTAATTATATTGAATACCACAGTGATACAACATATGCCAGGCTTTCATATTACCTTAAAATTTTTTCTTTATTTTATAATTTCATTAACTTCCACTCACATAATTTATAGAGGGAAACTATTAATGAAAGCATTTTTTATTCTTGTTGCAAATTTTATATTCCTAATCAGTGACATCATAGCTGGCAATATTTCATCGTATGTAAATAAGTTAAATATACAAAATATATTGGAGGTCTTGAATAAATCTATTTCATTTTCCATTTTTGCAAAGCTTCTAAATGTGATTTTTATTTTGCTATGTATCAATATTTTTAAGAGAATACAGTTTAAAATTCCTCAGAAATATGTGATTATTATGGATATTATAGTGTTTCTTTTAATTGTCACCCTGCAATTTATCATGCATATTAGCCCTATTCTACAAAAAGACTCAAATAAATATTCATTATATATTTTGGGAATTTCGCTGGGCCTGATCATAATAAGCGCTTTGATCATATTTTTCTTTGGAGAGATTTGCTACTATTATGAAAAAGAGAAAGAAAATTATAAATTGAGTGCCCGCAACCATATGTTGGAGCAACAACTTTCATATCACGAATCAGCTACTTCTGATTTATCAAAAATAAGACATGATATTAATAATAACCTAATTAATATATCCAGCTTGTTAAAGCAAAATAATATTAATGAATCTGTTACCTATATTCATGCGATTACCGAGGCATTAGAAGGAACTAAAGCCATAGTAAATTGTGGAAATGACATCATAGATTCTATACTGAATTATAAAATTGCAGTTTGCAAACTGCATCATATAGATATTCGGATAGATATCGATCATGTACCAAACCTGTCCGTTAATCCAATTGATTTAACTGCCATTCTTGCAAACATATTGGATAATGCCATTGAAGCACTTGAATTAATGGAAAAAAAAGAGCGTTATATTTCAGTTAAAATATTCTGCTATAAAAACTATTTGTCATTCGTTATAAAAAATCCTTTTTCTCATGAAATTAAAAGGGTGAATGACAGAATTGACACTCATAAGGAGGACAAATCACATCATGGTTATGGGTTAACATCAATAAGATCTTCAGCAGAGAAAAATGGTGGTTCCTTTAAGATATATACTAAAAATAACGTTTTTAGTGCTATTGTCATGCTTCCTATTGAAATATGTCTGGATCATTCTAAAATGAAAAATGAAATATCGGTCTAA
- a CDS encoding metallophosphoesterase family protein — translation MKHIAILSDTHGLLREEVRAHLSVADCIIHAGDIDNSLIYHEMERLGEIYVVRGNNDKNWAENLPESITVTIEGVCFFIVHNKKDVPEDLSNIDVVIYGHSHKYSQEMIDGVLFLNPGSCGKRRFDLELTMCGMTVNAGQYQFEKISISY, via the coding sequence ATGAAACACATTGCAATCTTATCGGATACTCATGGTTTGCTGCGAGAGGAAGTCAGGGCTCATTTGTCAGTCGCTGATTGTATCATTCATGCCGGTGATATAGATAATTCCCTCATCTATCATGAGATGGAGCGGCTTGGGGAAATCTATGTAGTTCGTGGTAATAACGATAAGAATTGGGCAGAAAATCTGCCTGAAAGCATTACAGTCACGATAGAAGGCGTATGTTTTTTTATCGTTCATAACAAAAAGGATGTCCCGGAGGACCTGTCAAATATAGATGTGGTGATTTATGGACATTCTCATAAGTATTCTCAGGAAATGATTGATGGTGTGCTGTTCTTAAATCCAGGCAGCTGTGGAAAGCGGCGTTTTGATTTAGAGCTTACCATGTGTGGTATGACAGTAAACGCGGGGCAATATCAGTTTGAAAAGATAAGTATTTCGTATTAA
- a CDS encoding YwqG family protein, producing MMNYNDIKPIIEELKVRTKKEAFSIKICNDRVPDLRDSKLGGIPYWDIEKEYPVDSQGKKLMLLAQINLEQYDFGQRLPGKGMLQFFTGLDDVFGMDFDEQDKPDTFRVIYHETINDTITKEAVMSLGVPTNLEEILEEYTPVTKEYALEFTKKEVYLGECDYRFEPLFREIAKEIGIDLQEEENLYNLMDDEVYEQMIEELSNTGHWLLGYPFFTQTDPRQYNEKYSYYDTVLFQLDSDYDKENGDLVLWGDCGVGNFFINSEDLKNRKFDKILYNWDCC from the coding sequence ATGATGAACTATAATGATATTAAGCCAATCATAGAAGAATTGAAAGTAAGGACTAAAAAGGAAGCATTTTCTATTAAAATCTGCAATGATAGGGTGCCAGATTTGCGGGACAGTAAGTTAGGCGGAATTCCGTATTGGGATATAGAAAAAGAATATCCCGTAGATTCCCAGGGAAAGAAGCTCATGTTATTAGCTCAGATAAATCTGGAACAATATGACTTTGGGCAACGGCTGCCTGGTAAAGGTATGCTGCAGTTCTTTACTGGACTTGATGATGTTTTTGGTATGGATTTTGATGAGCAGGACAAACCGGATACGTTTCGAGTAATATATCATGAAACAATAAATGATACCATAACAAAAGAAGCTGTTATGAGCCTTGGAGTTCCAACGAATCTGGAAGAGATTTTAGAGGAATATACACCGGTCACCAAGGAGTATGCCTTGGAGTTTACAAAAAAAGAAGTATACTTAGGGGAATGTGATTACCGGTTTGAACCTTTATTCCGTGAGATTGCGAAAGAAATAGGGATTGACCTCCAGGAAGAAGAAAACCTTTATAATTTAATGGATGATGAAGTATATGAGCAAATGATTGAGGAACTTTCCAATACAGGTCACTGGCTGTTAGGCTATCCATTCTTCACACAGACCGACCCCAGACAGTATAATGAGAAATACAGCTATTACGATACTGTGCTGTTTCAATTGGATTCTGATTATGACAAGGAAAATGGCGACCTGGTGTTATGGGGAGATTGCGGTGTAGGTAATTTCTTTATCAACAGTGAAGATTTAAAGAATAGAAAGTTTGATAAAATTCTTTATAACTGGGATTGTTGTTAA
- a CDS encoding YwbE family protein: MDGTVRKEIKIGDRVMVVQKQDQRTGKLTEGVVQRILTNSPNHPRGIKVMLEGGIVGRVQSGVNDK, encoded by the coding sequence ATGGACGGAACCGTAAGAAAAGAGATTAAAATCGGTGACCGGGTGATGGTCGTACAAAAGCAGGACCAGAGAACCGGAAAATTAACAGAAGGTGTAGTACAGAGAATATTAACCAATTCCCCCAATCACCCAAGAGGCATTAAGGTGATGTTAGAAGGGGGAATTGTAGGCAGAGTACAGAGTGGAGTGAATGATAAATAA
- a CDS encoding accessory gene regulator ArgB-like protein, with product MKYYTYGIELVLNNLLIFLSIAVISILTDNIRISFAYILTYCPIRNYVGGYHCKTYTKCYFTTLILYILMLIFDTYLFDNRLIVSCILLVITIPMILILTPVDFGYGPISDNDRKKYRKRSTVLIALALLSFIFSIVTHQPNVAFAISWGMFVVFLLMMRSLFEKLSKVR from the coding sequence ATGAAATATTATACTTATGGAATCGAGCTGGTGCTGAATAATTTACTTATCTTTCTATCCATTGCTGTGATAAGCATCTTAACCGATAATATAAGGATCAGTTTCGCTTATATTCTAACATATTGCCCAATACGTAATTATGTTGGAGGCTATCATTGCAAAACATACACCAAGTGCTATTTCACAACCTTAATCTTATATATCTTAATGCTTATCTTTGACACATATTTGTTTGACAACAGATTAATTGTTTCTTGTATTTTACTTGTAATTACAATTCCTATGATACTAATCCTAACACCTGTAGATTTTGGCTATGGCCCAATCAGTGATAATGATCGTAAAAAATACCGAAAAAGGAGTACAGTGCTGATTGCACTTGCACTGCTCAGTTTTATTTTCTCAATAGTAACACATCAGCCGAACGTGGCATTTGCAATTTCATGGGGAATGTTTGTTGTATTTCTATTAATGATGCGCTCATTGTTTGAAAAATTATCTAAAGTGAGGTGA
- a CDS encoding LytR/AlgR family response regulator transcription factor has translation MLLNLAFCDDDKAFLAKLIPEVETIFRCLKVEIQSYSFEKGDDLIAAFSKYQPYYDVIFLDIDMPYKDGKEVAKELRILDKRFKLVFVTAYQREALNTFQYDVIGFLPKMSMKERLPEVIKRVTKRISEDNPRMQIFKVIKTVANKGVMDIKVPLDDIMYFECINRQVYLFTKRETFNLYRYQFYEIVCKFTPLYFVDIHRTCLVNLKYIFSIDETEVRLDNGIRLPLSRRKRQNIFDKFSEMIVGDHME, from the coding sequence ATGCTGCTTAATTTAGCCTTTTGCGATGATGATAAAGCCTTTCTAGCAAAGCTTATACCTGAAGTAGAGACTATATTCAGATGTTTAAAAGTTGAGATCCAAAGTTATTCATTTGAAAAAGGAGATGATTTAATTGCTGCTTTTTCAAAATATCAGCCTTATTATGATGTGATATTTTTAGATATTGATATGCCCTATAAAGATGGAAAAGAGGTTGCGAAAGAATTACGAATACTTGATAAGAGGTTCAAATTAGTTTTTGTTACAGCCTATCAGCGGGAAGCATTGAATACATTTCAATACGATGTCATTGGGTTTTTGCCTAAAATGTCCATGAAAGAACGTTTACCCGAAGTAATTAAAAGAGTTACGAAGCGAATAAGTGAGGACAATCCTCGCATGCAAATATTTAAGGTCATAAAAACAGTGGCGAATAAAGGCGTTATGGATATTAAGGTACCACTGGATGACATTATGTATTTTGAATGTATCAACCGTCAGGTGTACCTATTTACGAAACGTGAGACCTTTAATCTTTACCGCTACCAGTTTTATGAAATTGTTTGTAAATTCACTCCTCTTTACTTCGTGGATATTCATAGAACCTGTCTCGTAAATTTAAAATACATTTTTTCAATTGATGAAACGGAAGTTCGTTTGGACAATGGTATTCGATTACCATTAAGTCGGCGAAAGAGACAAAATATTTTTGATAAATTCTCAGAGATGATAGTTGGAGACCATATGGAATGA
- a CDS encoding cyclic lactone autoinducer peptide: MQKNLILKLVSHMAEHAIKKANNTYCMYWSYQPKAPEGIKEFKRK, encoded by the coding sequence ATGCAAAAAAACTTAATACTTAAGCTAGTGTCCCATATGGCAGAACACGCAATTAAAAAGGCAAATAATACCTATTGCATGTACTGGTCTTATCAGCCAAAGGCTCCGGAAGGCATCAAAGAGTTCAAGCGTAAATAA